A segment of the Emys orbicularis isolate rEmyOrb1 chromosome 24, rEmyOrb1.hap1, whole genome shotgun sequence genome:
ATCTTTTGCTCCCTTTATACCTGCTGCCTGGTCCCCTTCCCACCCTGGTGGCTCAGTTAGTGCCTTCccagcctctgcccctccccgGGCTCCATATGCAATCCCACGCAGCCTGGTTTCTTTCCCCAGCCTCCCCTGATGCTACCCAATCAGCAGGCAGGCTGGCTTGTTCCTGCCCGCTTTCCCAGCCCTCTGCTGCTGGCTCTCCACCTGCCAGTTCTCCACCCAGACCTGCTCCTCCATTCTTCCCTGGACTTGCCAGCTCCACACCTTTAGGTGTTGTCTCTGCTCCcagtgtgtgtgtccgtcccccCCTGGGGCCAGCTATTTAAAGGGTATTTGTCCTCCTGGGTCCAGGCCACTGACCTGGGTCTTCCTTCTCACATTCAGACAAACCATGACACAAGACacttgggtgggtgggtggggaatgaACCTGTGAATCTGCTctagtattatccccattctacagagcGGGAACccgaggcacagagaagcagTGAGTCAGCAGCGGAGCTGgggttagaacccaggtctcttgatgACCATTCCTCTGATCTAACTAGAGCACATTGCAGCCCTGAGTTGGGAGGCAGGCAGCGTCTCTTTGTATTCTCACCCTGCTCTTGGGTCCTAGCTAGCCCCACCCTCCCTCATTTTGTGACTCATTCTGGCACCTCGGCCCAATCCAGAACCCGCTTGTGCAAAGCCCTGTTGTGAAATCAGGCAGCTGGCGCACACATGTTTCACAGGAAACCTTTATTATCTGGACCTCAGCAAACTTGTTCCTGGATCACTGTATAGAGATTCGTCTGAAAACGCTGGGTGTGTCCACGTGGTCACTTCGCTTCTGGTGCAGATCTGCACCCCTCTGCTAGTCCTCAGGGATGCCTACAGCTGTGGTTCTTATGATGATAGGCACTTTGGCCACAATTGTGGTCATGGACCAGGGAAGGTAAACTGTCCCTACCAGCTCATACCGGACTTCCATGATTTCATTGGCTATGGACATGCTGCTGACAGACAGTAACTTGGGCAGAGAGAACATGCTGGTGATCCTTGTGACCTCAAAGGGGGCTGCCTTGGTCCTGGACTCCAGCCTCATCACTTCGTTTCGGTCTTCTAAGGAGCGCCGTTCTGCCCTGACAGTGTAGCCCAGGTAGAGGATGATGGAGTACAAGGCAAAAACCACCTTCCTGATGGACCTGCCTGTCTGGTTGTCGATCTCTGTCGTGAAGATGATCTGTTCACCGGGGGCGAATGTGTTTTTCACCAGGGAAATCCGGAGGATGACGAGGCCGTGTTTGAAGCAGCAATGATAAGCTACGTGCTTGTTGACTTCCACCACCAAAGGGTACtgtatggggaggggaggaaggtagAGTACGGTGAGTGCCTATCACAGGATACAATATGATTGCCTCGGTTCCTTACACACATGGAACTGCAGTTGCAGGAGCAGAGGCTACTTCACACTGAAAGAAATCTGCAGACACCCAAAACTTCATGCTGCATGTGTGGCCCTTTGTACTTCATAGAAGCAAGCCcctgtcacttgagctaaaggagaatttgTGTTAGCAGTACAGGGCATATGACACACAACTTAGCAGtcctgattccatccagtagagagcAAGGGAAAGGCCCACAATATATATCTACACCAAATTCAGGGGAAGGTCACAAACAGGCCATTAAAAGTAGCATTTTCTCACCATCTTGATGCAGTGATTAGCATTAGGTCTCAGTGTAGGGGATTTCAGTAACGCAGACAGATTGTATGCAGTGCAAAGTTCACTCAAGGGCTCAGACCCCAAAGCAAAAGAATAACATTAATAGTCACACTTCTCTAGCCCCTTCCATCCACGAATCTCAGAGCATGTTACAAACAAGAATGAATGAAGCCTCATCATCCACCCTGTGGGGTAGAGAAGTGTTATCTCTTGGTGCACGCGTCAGGAAGGCAGATGGCAGAATTTGCTGACGGtgccatttaaaacaaacaaaaaaagatagtAATAAGGTTAGGAATCACTATATTATTTACACCACACCATAAACTGTGCTGTCAATAATACAAGTCAAGTAATAAAAGACCATAGGCCTGAATCAGAGCTCACTGACACTcccataattccattgacttcaacagagttaatcctgatttacacctgagagagagagagcagagtttggctctACGGTCCAGATTCTCATTCACGCTCAGGcccttttacaccactctggcagtgcaaaggggccgTAGTGTAAATGGGAATCAGGCCCCATGTCTCTACCATAATGAATTTGCAGTCAAAGGGGCTAATCCTGATGCATGTGAGTAGCTCTACTTAcccattgagt
Coding sequences within it:
- the ARRDC5 gene encoding arrestin domain-containing protein 5, producing the protein MSVVKSINLVLPEETVYLAGSSIAGQVILTLNNSLINPIVKVELVGRGYLEWNEETNADKDYSRDIICNNKADYINKTKTFYIEGNWLASGTHIFDFHFNLPDRLPSTFSSNIARVSYFLKASCATRELILAKQKKYLLVQGTSYGLLKNKLESQYPLVVEVNKHVAYHCCFKHGLVILRISLVKNTFAPGEQIIFTTEIDNQTGRSIRKVVFALYSIILYLGYTVRAERRSLEDRNEVMRLESRTKAAPFEVTRITSMFSLPKLLSVSSMSIANEIMEVRYELVGTVYLPWSMTTIVAKVPIIIRTTAVGIPED